The DNA segment GCAACTAATTATGTTACAGAGAATATTTAACTTTTTGCAAAAAATGTGTTACAATGTAAGTCTTGAACATAGGGTTGAACTATGAGATTATCGGACAAATACCGTAGTAAAGGTTTCTCTCTTGTAGAGTTGGGTGTATCACTTGCTATTATAGGCATGATAGTAAGCAGTGCCATGTCCGTAGCAATCACAAATGATTTTGATGTCAAAAAAAATGAAACCGAAGCTAAATTAAACAGGATAGAAGAGGCATTGGCAGGATATGTATCCTTGAACCACAGGCTTCCATGCCCTGCAAACGGTGCTACTACCATTGCAAACACGGCATTCGGTCAGGAGGGTGTCGTAGGACCTTCTGCGGCTCCTGCCATCTGCCCTAACTCAAACTTCACAGCAGGTACATGGAATAATATAGGGGTGGTTCCTGTTGATACTTTGCAATTACCCGATGATTTTATGTTTGATGGTTGGGGAAGAAGGTTTACATATGTGGTTGATAGAAAATACGCAAATAATGACGTAACTAACACATCCTGCCCCGATACAAGTACTAGATGTTTTGTAATGAGCAGCGACCCGACCATAAATATAAATCAGTCATCGGGACGACGCATAACCACAAATGCCGTATATGCTCTAATCAGTCACGGTGAAAATGGGCATGGTGCATTTACTAAGAACGGTAGTGCAACAAGGTTGAACGGCTTTCCGGTCGGCAATCCTTACAGAGATGCAACGGCATCCGCCGATGAGATAAATAACTCGCATCTTTCAAATGCGGGAGCTGAGGGAACGCATGATGAGGATTATGTCGTAAGAGAATATATCAGAGTTGATAATAAAGCTGCTGCTGCCGCCGCAAGGATATATTTTGACGATATCTTGCGGTATAAAGAAAAGCATGTTTTGGTTAAAGATGCAGGGGCAATAATATTTGACCCTATATGTGTCACTTCCGGTGATATAGTCGATAGTCCGGGTAATAATCAATGCACGGGGGCTTCGGGGGAAGATGATTGCGAATCATTTGCCGTAGAGATATATAAAAGGTGTTTAAAGTAAAATAGATTTGTAAAATGAATTATAAAAACAAGCAGTTTGGATTTTCACTAGTCGAGCTATCGGTGGTTCTTGCCGTAATAGGTCTTACCATAAGCGGAGCACTTGTTATTGCTACCAAAAAAACAATATCCGACAAGATAGAAGAAACTAATTATAAAATGGACAAGATTGAAAATGCAATGGACGCATATCTTGCACGCCACGGCAGGCTTCCTTGTACGGCAGACGGTAGTCTGGAAAAAAGTAATGTTGATTTCGGATGGGAAGATAATATACCGACAATCAACGGTGTGAATGGTGAATGTGACAAAAGTAACTACGATGATGCCGGTAGCGTTTATTACGGTGGCGTGCCTACCAAAGACCTGATGATATCAGATGAGTTCATGTTCGATGGTTGGGGAAGACGCTTTTCTTATGCTATAGATGCAAGGTTTGCCCATAACGGCCCTGATTTTCAGGGTAGTGGGGGTGATCCAGATTGTAGCACTGCAAGTCAAGGCTGCACGAACCCTCTTTGTGATGATTCGGGAGCAGGTGCGAACAGTGCTTGTTTTAGATATCAGGCCACCGGATCTATAACGGTTGAAGATGCATCTGGACAAGACCGTACTACTGAAGCGGTTTATGTTCTGATAAGTCACGGTAAGAACGGTTTAGGTGCATGGCCGAACTTTGGCGGTGCTACTTTAACCGCACCTACTGATGCGAATGAGCGTGAGAACGCTGGAAATGACGAGGGTGCTTTTGACACTACTTTCGTACAAAAAGATACAACAACCGCTTTCGATGATATTGTAAGATACCGTACAAAATGGCAGATAATGGAAAATGCCGATATGATAGATGACTTCGATATATGTATTTCCGCTAAAGATGTCGTTGAAGTTGCTAATGGCGGTACGGGTAACTTAACCGATTCATGCAGCGGAGTAGTTGATCCTTCCGTCTGTCAGGGACTTGCTGCCCAAGTCTGGTCATGGTGCCTTGATATGTGAGTAGCGGTAAAGATTATTTTATTGAACACTCCATGCTTATTGCGTAAATTCTTTCTTAACAAATATGTCCTTATGTATTATTGTTCTGTGCAATAATGAATTTCAAGGCTATTTTATGAAATATAAGCGTGTTTTATTAAAGCTATCGGGTGAATCACTGATGGGCAAAGGAAACTACGGTCACGACAGGGAAACCATTGAAAGGATATGTTACGATATAAAACAGGTGCATGAAAAAGGAATTGAGGTATGCCTTGTGGTCGGCGGAGGCAATATATATAGAGGAGTTTCTGCCGCAGCGATAGGAATGGAAAGGGCAAGTGCCGATTATATGGGAATGCTTGCAACCGTTATAAACGCTCTGGCATTGCAAAATGCTCTTGACGGAATAGGAGTGCAAAGTAGGGTGCTTTCGGCTATACCGATGACAACCGTATGCGAGCCTTATATCAGACGCAGAGCGGTAAGGCACATGGAAAAAGGACGTGTGGTGATATTTGCCGCAGGTACGGGTAATCCGTTCTTTACAACCGATACGGCAGCATCACTTCGAGCCGTTGAAATGGGCTGTGATGCTATGCTCAAAGGTACTCAGGTCGACGGAGTATATTCGGCAGACCCTAAAAAAGATAAAAAAGCCAAACGCTATGATGTATTGACTTATAAGGAAGTTCTGACTAATGATTTGGAAGTTATGGATGCCTCTGCCATATCATTGGCACGTGAAAATAAAATCCCGATTCTGGTGTTTTCTATTCATAGCAAAGGGGCTTTCGCAAAAACCGTTTCCGGTGAGGGAATATTTACAATAATCAGGGAGAAGAAATAATGTCACAAGTAAGCATAAATGATTTAAAAAAACGTATGGAAGGAGCGATTGGCTCACTGCACCATGACCTCAAAGGGTTGCGTACGGGTCGTGCTAATGCGGCATTGCTGGATCATGTTAGCGTTGAAGCGTATGGTTCGAAGATGCCGCTTGACCAGTTGGCTACAGTTAGTGTGCCGGAGGCAAGGTTGTTAAACGTACAGGTGTGGGACGCATCAAATGCTAAAGCCGTTGAAAAAGCCATTTCAAATGCGGGCTTGGGTCTTAATCCGCAAACTGACGGTAATGTTATAAGAGTGCCTCTGCCCGACCTGAGTGAGGAAAGAAGGAAAGAAATGGTGAAAATAGCCGGTCAATACGCTGAAAAAGCAAGGGTGGCAGTGCGTAACATAAGACGTGACGGTATGGACAACGCAAAGAAAATGGAAAAAGACGGCGATATATCAAAAGATGAGCAGCATGATATAGGTGAGAAAATACAAAAGCTTACAGATGACTTCATTAAAACTATTGATGATACTTTGTCCACAAAAGAAGATGATATAATGGCTGTTTAGTGTTGAGTGGTTTTATATTGAATAACGCAATGTTCTGTAAGCGGTAGAGTAATTAATATGACCTGACACCAACATTTAACACTGATAACTATATGATGAAGGCTGATAGAAAAATGGAAAATGAATTTCCTCCCGTTCATATCGCTATAATAATGGACGGCAACGGTCGTTGGGCAAAGCAGCGTAATATGCCGAGAATATCAGGTCACAAAAAAGGTGCGGAATCTGTCAGGGAGGCTATAGAAGCGTGTATAGAAAAATCTGTTTCCCACCTGACTTTATACGCTTTCTCATCAGAGAACTGGAGCCGTCCGGTAGATGAGGTGGAAGGGTTGATGGAGCTGCTTAACTATTATTTGGGTAAGGAGCTAAAGCAGTTAAACGAGAAAAACATCAAACTTAACATTATCGGTGACAGAACTCTTCTATCTGATAAAATAAATGCGAAAATACAACAAGCAGAAGAGCTGACAAAAGATAATAAATCGCTGTGCCTGACTATAGCCCTTAGCTATGGCGGTCGTCAGGAAATAGTGTCGGCAGCTAAAAAGATAGTAAGCAACGTAATAGAAGGCGGTCTTGATAAAGATAAGGTAGATGAGAAAGTTTTTGAAAGCTTCCTCTATACGTCGGGTATTCCTGATCCCGACCTTCTTATAAGAACAAGCGGAGAAAAACGCCTTAGCAACTTCCTTTTATGGCAGTTGGCATATACCGAGTTGTTTTTTATAGATGTTTTATGGCCAGATCTTAAAAAACAGCATATATTAGATGTTATAAATGATTTTACAAAAAGAGAGCGGCGTTATGGAAATTCCTAAAATATCTGCAAATCTGAAACATCGTATAATATCGGCTGCCATTCTTGCCCCGTTGGTTTTGTTGATATTGTGGACGGGCGGAGCTTTTTTCAGTACGCTGGTGGTGCTTATGGCGGTTATAATGTCGTTCGAGTGGAAAGGGATAGTTGATAACGTACCTGAAGGCGGCAAAAAACTTGATGAAAAACAGCAGAAAATATGGACGGCAACCGGTGTTATGTATGTTTCTG comes from the Pseudomonadota bacterium genome and includes:
- a CDS encoding type II secretion system protein → MRLSDKYRSKGFSLVELGVSLAIIGMIVSSAMSVAITNDFDVKKNETEAKLNRIEEALAGYVSLNHRLPCPANGATTIANTAFGQEGVVGPSAAPAICPNSNFTAGTWNNIGVVPVDTLQLPDDFMFDGWGRRFTYVVDRKYANNDVTNTSCPDTSTRCFVMSSDPTININQSSGRRITTNAVYALISHGENGHGAFTKNGSATRLNGFPVGNPYRDATASADEINNSHLSNAGAEGTHDEDYVVREYIRVDNKAAAAAARIYFDDILRYKEKHVLVKDAGAIIFDPICVTSGDIVDSPGNNQCTGASGEDDCESFAVEIYKRCLK
- a CDS encoding type II secretion system protein — translated: MNYKNKQFGFSLVELSVVLAVIGLTISGALVIATKKTISDKIEETNYKMDKIENAMDAYLARHGRLPCTADGSLEKSNVDFGWEDNIPTINGVNGECDKSNYDDAGSVYYGGVPTKDLMISDEFMFDGWGRRFSYAIDARFAHNGPDFQGSGGDPDCSTASQGCTNPLCDDSGAGANSACFRYQATGSITVEDASGQDRTTEAVYVLISHGKNGLGAWPNFGGATLTAPTDANERENAGNDEGAFDTTFVQKDTTTAFDDIVRYRTKWQIMENADMIDDFDICISAKDVVEVANGGTGNLTDSCSGVVDPSVCQGLAAQVWSWCLDM
- the pyrH gene encoding UMP kinase, which codes for MKYKRVLLKLSGESLMGKGNYGHDRETIERICYDIKQVHEKGIEVCLVVGGGNIYRGVSAAAIGMERASADYMGMLATVINALALQNALDGIGVQSRVLSAIPMTTVCEPYIRRRAVRHMEKGRVVIFAAGTGNPFFTTDTAASLRAVEMGCDAMLKGTQVDGVYSADPKKDKKAKRYDVLTYKEVLTNDLEVMDASAISLARENKIPILVFSIHSKGAFAKTVSGEGIFTIIREKK
- the frr gene encoding ribosome recycling factor encodes the protein MSQVSINDLKKRMEGAIGSLHHDLKGLRTGRANAALLDHVSVEAYGSKMPLDQLATVSVPEARLLNVQVWDASNAKAVEKAISNAGLGLNPQTDGNVIRVPLPDLSEERRKEMVKIAGQYAEKARVAVRNIRRDGMDNAKKMEKDGDISKDEQHDIGEKIQKLTDDFIKTIDDTLSTKEDDIMAV
- a CDS encoding isoprenyl transferase; the protein is MENEFPPVHIAIIMDGNGRWAKQRNMPRISGHKKGAESVREAIEACIEKSVSHLTLYAFSSENWSRPVDEVEGLMELLNYYLGKELKQLNEKNIKLNIIGDRTLLSDKINAKIQQAEELTKDNKSLCLTIALSYGGRQEIVSAAKKIVSNVIEGGLDKDKVDEKVFESFLYTSGIPDPDLLIRTSGEKRLSNFLLWQLAYTELFFIDVLWPDLKKQHILDVINDFTKRERRYGNS